The following proteins come from a genomic window of Achromobacter sp. AONIH1:
- a CDS encoding HD-GYP domain-containing protein — protein sequence MRARDPATGRHCHRVVALSVALARACGLAEDELESIAVAARLHDLGKIATPDRVLFSPGRLENEDWEIMKSHAAVGADIIGQSDLPGRDQIALAVRHHHEHFDGSGYPDGLAGHDIPLHSRIISLADSYDALGDARPYHPARTHAQIMLILHREAGAKCDPDLLRVFEGMIRHSPLRVP from the coding sequence ATGCGCGCGCGCGATCCGGCCACGGGTCGGCACTGCCACCGCGTGGTGGCGCTGAGCGTGGCGCTGGCCCGTGCCTGCGGCCTGGCCGAAGACGAGCTGGAGTCCATCGCCGTCGCCGCCCGATTGCACGACCTGGGCAAGATCGCCACGCCCGATCGCGTGCTGTTCTCGCCCGGCAGGCTTGAAAACGAGGACTGGGAAATCATGAAGTCGCACGCCGCCGTCGGCGCCGACATCATCGGCCAGAGCGACCTGCCGGGACGCGACCAGATCGCGCTGGCGGTGCGCCACCATCACGAGCACTTCGACGGCTCCGGCTATCCGGATGGATTGGCGGGTCATGACATCCCGCTGCATTCGCGCATCATTTCCCTGGCGGATTCCTACGATGCTCTGGGCGACGCGCGACCCTATCACCCGGCCCGCACGCATGCGCAGATCATGCTGATCCTGCATCGCGAGGCCGGCGCCAAGTGCGATCCCGACCTGCTGCGGGTGTTCGAGGGCATGATCAGGCACAGCCCGCTGCGGGTGCCCTGA
- a CDS encoding type 1 glutamine amidotransferase domain-containing protein encodes MKILIVVTSHDTLGATGRKTGFWLEEFAAPYYAFLDAGAELTLASPKGGQPPLDPKSDDPEAQTEATHRFRGDAQAQRRLAATLPLAEAQAADHDAVFYPGGHGPLWDLAEDPRSVKLIQNMLAAGKPVAAVCHAPGVLRHARTADGKPMVQGRQVTGFSNAEEAAVGLSQIVPFLVEDELVRLGAQYSRAEDWQPHVIADGLLITGQNPASSVGVAEALLERLRQ; translated from the coding sequence ATGAAGATCCTGATCGTCGTGACTTCCCATGACACGCTGGGCGCCACCGGGCGCAAGACCGGCTTCTGGCTGGAGGAGTTCGCCGCGCCGTACTATGCCTTCCTGGATGCCGGCGCCGAGCTGACGCTGGCCTCGCCCAAGGGCGGCCAGCCGCCGCTGGATCCCAAGAGCGACGACCCCGAGGCCCAGACCGAGGCCACCCATCGTTTCCGTGGCGATGCCCAGGCCCAGCGCCGGCTCGCGGCCACGCTGCCGCTGGCCGAGGCGCAGGCGGCCGATCATGATGCCGTGTTCTACCCGGGCGGCCACGGGCCGCTGTGGGATCTGGCCGAGGATCCGCGTTCGGTGAAGCTGATCCAGAACATGCTGGCCGCCGGCAAGCCCGTGGCGGCGGTGTGCCATGCGCCGGGCGTGCTGCGCCACGCCAGGACCGCCGACGGCAAGCCGATGGTGCAGGGCAGGCAGGTCACGGGCTTTTCCAACGCCGAGGAGGCCGCAGTGGGCCTGAGCCAGATCGTGCCGTTCCTGGTGGAAGATGAACTGGTGCGCCTGGGCGCGCAGTACAGCCGCGCCGAGGACTGGCAGCCGCACGTGATCGCCGACGGGCTGCTGATCACCGGGCAGAATCCGGCATCGTCGGTCGGGGTGGCCGAGGCCTTGCTGGAGCGCCTGCGCCAGTGA
- a CDS encoding ABC transporter ATP-binding protein, producing MQLNLDRTGLRAGSQTHLYPMSLAPAPGAMTVLLGATLAGKTSLMRIMAGLDRPTEGRVLADGVDVTGVPVRQRNVAMVYQQFINYPSMTVFDNIASPLKLRGESGIADKVMAMAARLHIDHLVQRYPSELSGGQQQRVALARALVKNAPLILLDEPLVNLDYKLREELRDELSALFAQGRSTVIYATTEPGEALLLGGYTAVLDEGRLLQYGPTAEVFHRPSSIRVARAFSDPPMNLFAAARRPGGFELPGGVRVERPLPAGAGDITAGLRAGALDVHEQPGHIALDSVVKLAEISGSDTFVHAETAAGEVVAQLPGVHRCTLDQRLRLYFDPAQTYAFGADGALLAAPGWPSAPVAKEAR from the coding sequence ATGCAGCTGAACCTGGACAGGACAGGTTTGCGAGCCGGCTCGCAAACGCACCTGTATCCGATGAGCCTGGCGCCGGCGCCGGGCGCGATGACCGTATTGCTGGGGGCCACCCTGGCGGGCAAGACCTCGCTCATGCGGATCATGGCCGGGCTGGACCGGCCCACCGAGGGTCGCGTGCTGGCCGACGGCGTGGACGTCACGGGCGTGCCGGTCAGGCAGCGCAACGTGGCGATGGTGTATCAGCAGTTCATCAACTATCCGTCGATGACGGTGTTCGACAACATCGCCTCGCCGCTCAAGCTGCGCGGCGAGAGCGGCATCGCCGACAAGGTCATGGCGATGGCGGCGCGGCTGCATATCGACCATCTGGTCCAGCGTTATCCGTCCGAGCTTTCCGGCGGCCAGCAGCAACGCGTGGCGCTGGCACGCGCGCTGGTCAAGAACGCGCCGCTGATCCTGCTGGACGAGCCGCTGGTCAACCTGGACTACAAGCTGCGCGAAGAGCTGCGCGACGAGCTGAGCGCGCTGTTCGCGCAAGGGCGCTCGACCGTGATCTATGCCACCACCGAGCCCGGCGAGGCGCTGCTGCTGGGCGGCTATACGGCGGTGCTCGACGAAGGGCGGCTACTGCAATATGGACCCACGGCCGAGGTGTTCCATCGTCCGTCCTCCATCCGCGTGGCGCGCGCTTTCAGCGACCCTCCCATGAACCTGTTCGCGGCAGCGCGGCGGCCGGGCGGCTTCGAGCTGCCGGGCGGGGTGCGCGTGGAGCGGCCCCTGCCCGCGGGAGCCGGCGACATCACCGCCGGCCTGCGCGCCGGCGCGCTCGACGTGCATGAGCAGCCCGGCCACATCGCGCTGGACAGCGTGGTGAAGCTGGCCGAGATCTCCGGATCGGACACTTTCGTGCATGCCGAGACCGCCGCCGGCGAGGTGGTGGCGCAGCTGCCGGGCGTGCACCGCTGCACGCTGGACCAGCGCCTGCGGCTGTATTTCGATCCGGCGCAGACCTACGCCTTCGGCGCCGACGGCGCCTTGCTGGCAGCGCCGGGCTGGCCGTCGGCTCCCGTCGCGAAGGAGGCCCGCTGA
- a CDS encoding ABC transporter ATP-binding protein translates to MAQIELDLSHSYVPHPQADEDYALLPLKFTFRDGGAYALLGPSGCGKTTLLNCVSGLLRPSHGRILFDGQDVTAKTPQARNIAQVFQFPVVYDTMTVAENLAFPLRNRGIAPDRIRERVGRIAEMLEMSQVLDRRASGLTADAKQKISLGRGLVRSDVSAVLFDEPLTVIDPQLKWELRRKLKEIHREFKLTLIYVTHDQTEALTFADQVMVMARGRAVQVGGADDLFERPAHTFVGHFIGSPGMNFLPAQWTDGALRVGACQLDGLDAAQAARLADAGPVKLGVRPEYLRRVEPGAPGGLPVRVERLQDVGTYLLLTADFEGNAVRARLNSQAQAPAPGETVWLSALNTHTCFYRDEELIR, encoded by the coding sequence ATGGCGCAGATCGAGCTGGACCTCTCCCATTCCTACGTGCCCCATCCCCAGGCCGACGAGGACTACGCGCTGCTGCCGCTGAAGTTCACGTTCCGCGATGGCGGCGCCTACGCCTTGCTTGGCCCGTCGGGCTGCGGCAAGACCACCTTGCTCAACTGCGTGTCGGGACTGCTGCGGCCGTCCCATGGCCGCATCCTGTTCGACGGGCAGGATGTCACCGCCAAGACGCCGCAGGCCCGCAACATCGCCCAGGTGTTCCAGTTTCCCGTGGTCTACGACACCATGACCGTGGCCGAGAATCTGGCGTTTCCGCTGCGTAACCGAGGCATCGCGCCCGACCGGATCCGCGAGCGCGTGGGGCGCATCGCCGAGATGCTGGAAATGTCCCAGGTGCTGGACCGCCGCGCCAGCGGCCTGACCGCCGACGCCAAGCAGAAGATCTCGCTGGGCCGGGGCCTGGTGCGCAGCGACGTGTCGGCGGTGTTGTTCGACGAGCCGCTGACGGTGATCGATCCGCAGCTCAAATGGGAATTGCGGCGCAAGCTCAAGGAGATCCACCGCGAGTTCAAGCTCACGCTGATCTACGTCACGCACGACCAGACCGAGGCGCTGACCTTCGCCGACCAGGTGATGGTGATGGCGCGCGGACGGGCGGTGCAGGTGGGCGGCGCCGACGACCTGTTCGAACGGCCGGCGCATACCTTCGTGGGCCATTTCATCGGCTCGCCGGGCATGAACTTCCTGCCGGCCCAATGGACCGACGGCGCGCTGCGCGTCGGCGCCTGCCAGCTGGATGGGCTGGACGCCGCCCAGGCCGCGCGCCTGGCGGACGCCGGCCCGGTCAAGCTGGGCGTGCGGCCCGAGTACCTGCGGCGGGTGGAGCCGGGCGCGCCGGGCGGGCTGCCGGTGCGGGTGGAACGGCTGCAAGACGTCGGCACCTACCTGTTGCTGACGGCGGACTTCGAAGGCAATGCCGTGCGCGCCCGCCTGAACAGCCAGGCGCAGGCGCCCGCGCCGGGCGAGACGGTCTGGCTGTCGGCGCTCAATACGCATACCTGCTTCTACCGCGACGAGGAGCTGATCCGATGA
- a CDS encoding carbohydrate ABC transporter permease, protein MKPINHRAWFLVLPVVLCVAFSAILPLMTIVNYSVQDIISPERRVFVGTEWFAAVLQDEELHGALLRQIGFSLAVLAIEIPLGILLALSMPASGWRASAVLVVIALSLLIPWNVVGTIWQVFGRTDIGLLGATLSWLGVDYNYTGSDVDAWVTVLVMDVWHWTPLVALLCYAGLRAIPDAYYQAARIDGASRLAVFRYIQLPKMRGVLMIAVLLRFMDSFMIYTEPFVLTGGGPGNATTFLSQYLTQKAVGQFDLGPAAAFSIIYFLIILLLCFILYNWMQRAGTTGGMDEERANA, encoded by the coding sequence ATGAAACCGATCAATCACCGGGCCTGGTTCCTGGTCCTGCCCGTGGTGCTGTGCGTGGCGTTCTCGGCCATCCTGCCGCTGATGACCATCGTCAACTATTCGGTGCAGGACATCATCTCGCCGGAGCGCCGCGTGTTCGTGGGCACCGAATGGTTCGCCGCCGTGCTGCAGGACGAGGAACTGCATGGCGCGCTGCTGCGGCAGATCGGCTTTTCGCTGGCGGTGCTGGCCATCGAGATCCCGCTGGGCATCCTGCTGGCGCTGTCCATGCCGGCCTCGGGCTGGCGCGCGTCGGCGGTGCTGGTGGTCATCGCGCTGTCGCTGCTGATTCCCTGGAACGTGGTCGGCACCATCTGGCAGGTGTTCGGCCGCACCGACATCGGCCTGCTCGGCGCGACGCTGTCCTGGCTGGGGGTGGACTACAACTACACCGGCAGTGACGTGGACGCCTGGGTCACGGTGCTGGTCATGGACGTGTGGCACTGGACGCCGCTGGTCGCGCTGCTGTGCTATGCGGGGTTGCGCGCGATTCCCGATGCCTACTACCAGGCCGCCCGCATCGACGGCGCCTCGCGCCTGGCGGTGTTCCGGTACATCCAGCTGCCCAAGATGCGCGGCGTCCTGATGATCGCGGTGCTGTTGCGCTTCATGGACAGCTTCATGATCTATACCGAGCCCTTCGTGCTCACCGGCGGCGGCCCCGGCAACGCCACCACCTTCCTGTCGCAGTACCTGACGCAGAAGGCGGTGGGGCAGTTCGACCTGGGTCCGGCGGCGGCGTTTTCCATCATCTATTTCCTGATCATCCTGCTGCTGTGCTTCATCCTCTACAACTGGATGCAGCGCGCCGGCACCACGGGCGGCATGGACGAGGAGCGCGCAAATGCGTGA
- a CDS encoding DUF2160 domain-containing protein: protein MFSWMVWTTPVAVFFSCIALMLVGMTIWELKSPTVERKGFLPIRTTRGDRLFIGLLAAAWVNLAFLGLGGKAAEWFSLDGPPSVWISFVASMLLLAFIMRKG from the coding sequence ATGTTCAGCTGGATGGTATGGACTACCCCCGTCGCCGTGTTCTTCAGCTGCATCGCGCTGATGCTGGTGGGCATGACGATCTGGGAATTGAAATCGCCCACGGTGGAGCGCAAGGGCTTCCTGCCCATCCGCACCACGCGCGGCGACCGCCTGTTCATCGGCCTTCTGGCCGCGGCCTGGGTCAACCTGGCGTTCCTGGGCCTGGGCGGCAAGGCGGCGGAATGGTTTTCGTTGGACGGGCCGCCGTCGGTGTGGATCAGCTTCGTGGCCTCGATGCTGTTGCTGGCCTTCATCATGAGGAAAGGCTGA
- a CDS encoding response regulator transcription factor — protein sequence MNDLLDLIVFSPDADQRARRSGALAEMGFSPRRCEDSNGLFRLFQTRRTPLLVMEAELTDLCMAVAGLRAMDTTAGIVAISTFDSPENRILGLHCGADVCFQPDVATAEIAAALQALVRRTPPSGRRHAEAETRAQPASAGAAAGRWQFQDAAWTLVSPRGERLPLTQAEREFLLKLTSAMDKRLPRSDAFAPDPQAGRDSVRRTDVVVSRLRRKAQDMHLDLPIRTVWGWGYAFTGEI from the coding sequence ATGAATGACCTACTAGACCTGATCGTCTTTTCTCCCGACGCCGATCAGCGCGCGCGCCGCAGCGGCGCACTGGCCGAAATGGGCTTCTCGCCCCGCCGCTGCGAAGATTCCAACGGCCTGTTCCGCCTGTTCCAGACCCGCCGCACGCCGCTGCTTGTCATGGAAGCGGAGCTGACCGATCTGTGCATGGCCGTCGCCGGCCTGCGCGCCATGGACACCACGGCGGGCATCGTCGCCATCTCCACCTTCGATTCGCCAGAAAACCGCATCCTCGGGCTGCACTGCGGCGCCGACGTCTGCTTCCAGCCCGACGTCGCGACGGCCGAGATCGCCGCCGCGCTGCAGGCCCTGGTGCGCCGCACGCCGCCTTCGGGACGCCGCCACGCCGAGGCGGAGACGCGCGCGCAGCCAGCGTCCGCCGGCGCCGCCGCCGGACGCTGGCAGTTCCAGGACGCCGCCTGGACCCTGGTCAGCCCGCGCGGCGAGCGCCTGCCGCTGACCCAGGCCGAGCGCGAATTCCTGCTCAAGCTGACCTCGGCCATGGACAAGCGCCTGCCGCGCAGCGACGCCTTCGCGCCCGACCCCCAGGCCGGCCGTGACTCGGTGCGCCGCACCGACGTGGTGGTGAGCCGGCTGCGGCGCAAGGCGCAGGACATGCACCTGGACCTCCCGATCCGGACGGTCTGGGGCTGGGGCTACGCCTTCACCGGTGAGATCTAG
- a CDS encoding carbohydrate ABC transporter permease, whose protein sequence is MREQSTWWRAIFLALYLAFAILPLYWMLNMSFKANTEIVSTLTLWPRDFTFEHYRTIFTDPAWYSGYINSLIYVLINTVISLAVALPAAYAFSRYRFIGDKHVFFWLLTNRMTPPAVFLLPFFQLYSSFGLMDTHLAVALAHLVFNVPLAVWILEGFMSGVPREIDETAYVDGYSFPRFFLTIFLPLIKSGVGVAAFFCFMFSWVELLLARTLTSVNAKPIVATMTRTVSASGMDWGVLAAAGVLTIVPGGIVIWFVRHYIAKGFAMGRV, encoded by the coding sequence ATGCGTGAGCAAAGCACCTGGTGGCGCGCCATCTTCCTGGCGCTGTATCTGGCGTTCGCCATCCTGCCGCTGTACTGGATGCTGAACATGTCGTTCAAGGCCAATACCGAGATCGTCAGCACGCTGACGCTGTGGCCGCGCGATTTCACCTTCGAGCACTACCGCACGATCTTCACCGATCCGGCCTGGTATTCCGGCTACATCAACTCGCTGATCTATGTGCTGATCAACACGGTGATCTCGCTGGCCGTGGCGCTGCCGGCGGCCTACGCGTTCTCGCGCTACCGTTTCATCGGCGACAAGCACGTGTTCTTCTGGCTGCTGACCAACCGCATGACGCCGCCGGCCGTGTTCCTGCTGCCGTTCTTCCAGCTCTACAGCTCGTTCGGCCTGATGGACACGCACCTGGCCGTGGCGCTGGCGCACCTGGTGTTCAACGTGCCGCTGGCCGTGTGGATCCTGGAGGGCTTCATGTCCGGCGTGCCGCGTGAGATCGACGAGACCGCCTACGTGGACGGCTATTCCTTTCCGCGCTTCTTCCTGACCATCTTCCTGCCCCTGATCAAGTCCGGCGTGGGCGTGGCGGCATTCTTCTGCTTCATGTTCAGCTGGGTCGAGCTGCTGCTGGCGCGCACGCTGACCTCGGTCAACGCCAAGCCGATCGTCGCCACCATGACCCGCACCGTGTCCGCGTCGGGCATGGACTGGGGCGTGCTGGCCGCGGCCGGGGTGCTGACCATCGTGCCCGGCGGCATCGTCATCTGGTTCGTGCGGCATTACATCGCGAAGGGCTTCGCGATGGGCCGGGTATAG
- a CDS encoding DeoR/GlpR family DNA-binding transcription regulator, protein MTLNPRQSALIEMVRAQGSATIEELAKRFDVTLQTVRRDVHFLSEAGLLSRFHGGVRIEASTIENIAYRKRQGLHAAGKQRIAEAVARAVPDGCSLILNIGTTTEAIARALLRHRGLRVITNNLHVADILSDNPDCEVIVAGGVVRSRDRGIIGEATMDFIRQFKVDIGLIGISGIEADGTLRDYDFREVRVSRTIIEQSREVWLAADSSKFKRQAMVELAHISEIDRFFTDAHPQEPLAQALLDAGVRCEVAAAAPAKPAA, encoded by the coding sequence ATGACACTGAATCCCAGACAGAGCGCTTTGATCGAAATGGTGCGCGCCCAAGGCTCAGCCACGATCGAAGAACTCGCCAAACGCTTCGACGTCACGCTGCAGACCGTGCGGCGCGACGTGCATTTCCTGTCGGAAGCCGGGCTGCTGTCGCGCTTTCATGGCGGCGTGCGCATCGAGGCTTCCACCATCGAGAACATCGCCTACCGCAAGCGCCAAGGGCTGCACGCGGCCGGCAAGCAGCGCATCGCCGAGGCCGTGGCCCGCGCCGTGCCGGACGGCTGTTCGCTGATCCTGAACATCGGCACCACCACCGAGGCCATCGCGCGCGCCCTGTTGCGCCATCGTGGCCTGCGCGTCATCACCAACAACCTGCACGTGGCCGACATCCTGTCCGACAATCCGGACTGCGAGGTGATCGTGGCCGGCGGCGTGGTCCGCTCGCGCGACCGAGGCATCATTGGCGAAGCCACCATGGATTTCATCCGCCAGTTCAAGGTGGATATCGGCCTGATCGGCATTTCCGGCATCGAGGCCGACGGCACGCTGCGCGACTACGACTTCCGCGAAGTGCGTGTCTCCCGCACCATCATCGAACAGTCGCGCGAAGTCTGGCTGGCGGCCGACAGCAGCAAGTTCAAGCGCCAGGCCATGGTCGAGCTGGCCCACATTTCCGAGATCGACCGCTTCTTCACCGACGCGCATCCCCAGGAACCGCTGGCCCAGGCGCTGCTGGACGCCGGCGTGCGCTGCGAGGTCGCGGCCGCCGCGCCGGCCAAGCCCGCCGCCTGA
- a CDS encoding ABC transporter substrate-binding protein, producing MKFRMRAVAAAIALIGTSAAWAGEPEAQKWIDSEFQPSTLSKDQQLAEMKWFIEAAAKLKAQGVNEINVVSETITTHEYESKTLAKAFSEITGIKVTHDLIQEGDVVEKLQTSMQSGKSIYDGWISDSDLIGTHYRYGAILPLSDYMAGAGKEWTNPNLDLKDFIGTKFTTAPDGKLYQLPDQQFANVYWFRADWFARQDLKDKFKAKYGYELGVPTNWSAYEDIADFFSNDVKELDGKKVYGHMDYGKKDPSLGWRFTDAWLSMAGAADKGLPNGMPVDEWGIRVADDKCTPVGASVARGGATNSPAAVYALTKYVEWMKKYAPQQAMGMTFSESGPVPAQGQVAQQIFWYTAFTADMTKKGLPVVNDDGTPKWRMAPSPYGPYWKDGMQNGYQDVGSWTFFKSTDPKRMAAAWLYAQFVTAKTVSLKKSITGLTFIRDSDIHSEFFTKNAANYGGLIEFYRSPARVAWTPTGNNVPDYPKLAQLWWKNVATAVTGEKTPQAAMDNLANEMDQVMARLERAGMAQCAPKLNAKGDPNKWLSDQQAPWKKLANEKPKGETIAYDTLLQAWKAGKVR from the coding sequence ATGAAATTTCGCATGCGCGCCGTCGCGGCCGCCATTGCCCTGATCGGCACGTCCGCGGCCTGGGCCGGCGAACCCGAGGCGCAGAAGTGGATCGATTCCGAGTTCCAGCCCTCGACGCTGTCCAAGGACCAGCAGCTGGCCGAGATGAAGTGGTTCATCGAGGCGGCCGCCAAGCTCAAGGCACAGGGCGTCAATGAAATCAATGTGGTGTCCGAGACCATCACCACCCACGAGTACGAGTCCAAGACCCTGGCCAAGGCCTTCAGCGAGATCACCGGCATCAAGGTCACTCACGACCTGATCCAGGAAGGCGATGTGGTAGAGAAGTTGCAGACGTCCATGCAGTCGGGCAAGTCCATCTACGACGGCTGGATTTCCGATTCCGACCTGATCGGCACCCACTACCGCTACGGCGCCATCCTGCCGCTGTCGGACTACATGGCCGGCGCGGGCAAGGAATGGACCAACCCCAACCTGGACCTGAAGGACTTCATCGGCACCAAGTTCACCACGGCGCCGGACGGCAAGCTCTACCAGCTGCCCGATCAGCAGTTCGCCAACGTGTATTGGTTCCGCGCCGACTGGTTCGCGCGCCAGGACCTGAAGGACAAGTTCAAGGCCAAGTACGGCTACGAGCTGGGCGTGCCGACCAACTGGTCCGCCTATGAAGACATCGCCGACTTCTTCTCCAATGACGTCAAGGAACTGGATGGCAAGAAGGTCTATGGCCACATGGACTACGGCAAGAAGGACCCGTCCTTGGGCTGGCGCTTCACCGACGCCTGGCTGTCGATGGCCGGCGCCGCCGACAAGGGCCTGCCCAACGGCATGCCGGTGGACGAGTGGGGCATCCGCGTGGCCGACGACAAGTGCACGCCGGTGGGCGCCTCGGTGGCGCGCGGCGGGGCGACCAACAGCCCGGCGGCCGTGTACGCGTTGACCAAATACGTGGAATGGATGAAGAAGTACGCGCCCCAGCAGGCCATGGGCATGACCTTCTCCGAATCCGGTCCGGTGCCGGCCCAGGGCCAAGTCGCGCAGCAGATCTTCTGGTACACGGCCTTTACCGCCGACATGACCAAGAAGGGCCTGCCGGTGGTCAACGACGACGGCACGCCCAAGTGGCGCATGGCGCCGTCGCCCTACGGCCCGTACTGGAAGGACGGCATGCAGAACGGCTACCAGGACGTGGGCTCGTGGACCTTCTTCAAGTCCACCGATCCCAAGCGCATGGCCGCCGCCTGGCTCTACGCGCAGTTCGTCACGGCCAAGACGGTGTCGCTGAAGAAGTCCATCACCGGACTTACGTTCATCCGCGACAGCGACATCCACAGCGAGTTCTTCACCAAGAACGCGGCCAACTACGGCGGGCTGATCGAGTTCTATCGCAGCCCGGCGCGGGTGGCCTGGACGCCCACCGGCAACAACGTGCCCGACTATCCCAAGCTGGCCCAGCTCTGGTGGAAGAACGTCGCCACCGCCGTGACCGGCGAGAAGACGCCGCAGGCCGCCATGGACAATCTGGCCAACGAGATGGACCAGGTGATGGCGCGCCTGGAGCGGGCCGGCATGGCGCAGTGCGCGCCCAAGCTCAACGCCAAGGGCGATCCCAACAAGTGGCTGTCCGACCAGCAGGCGCCGTGGAAGAAGCTGGCCAACGAAAAGCCCAAAGGCGAGACCATCGCCTATGACACGCTGCTGCAGGCGTGGAAGGCGGGCAAGGTGCGCTGA
- a CDS encoding glycerol-3-phosphate dehydrogenase/oxidase, with the protein MNSTLASVTPPDRDRLLAQLDNTPAWDVIVIGGGATGLGTAVDAASRGYRTLLIEGADFAKGTSSKATKLVHGGVRYLAQGNVSLVREALHERGLLNRNAPHLVWPLGFVVPAYNLLDQPFYGIGLKMYDMLAGKLNLSPSRWLSRRDTLANAPTLAEQVNGRGLKGGVLYYDGQFDDARLAMSLMRTLFDLGGTAVNYVRATGLTMTNGKVDGVTATDALGDAVFTLRARCVINATGVWVDAVRRMEDKNAPTMVAPSQGVHLTLPRDFLPGKRAILIPKTDDGRVLFVVPWNGHTIVGTTDTPRDDLPLDPDAGAQDVDFILGTAARYLSRKPTRDDVTSVWAGLRPLVKATGEASTKTLSREHTILVSKAGLVTVTGGKWTTYRRMAQDVVNTAIQNQLLTQAPCRTESLALHGAAGLSPSQEHAGTPDSYYGSDLPALKALPGAERMLVSASGLSEAHVRYAARYELARTAEDVLARRNRALFLDSEAAMLAAPEVARILAEELGHDAAWQQRTLRDLEPVAARYRLR; encoded by the coding sequence ATGAATTCCACTCTCGCTTCCGTCACCCCGCCCGATCGCGACCGCCTGCTCGCCCAGCTCGACAACACGCCCGCCTGGGACGTGATCGTCATCGGCGGCGGCGCCACCGGCCTGGGCACCGCCGTGGACGCGGCCTCGCGCGGCTACCGCACGCTCTTGATCGAAGGCGCCGACTTCGCCAAGGGCACGTCCAGCAAGGCCACCAAGCTGGTTCACGGCGGCGTGCGCTACCTGGCGCAGGGCAATGTCAGCCTGGTTCGCGAAGCGTTGCACGAGCGCGGCCTGCTCAACCGCAACGCGCCGCATCTGGTGTGGCCGCTGGGCTTCGTCGTGCCGGCCTACAACCTGCTGGACCAGCCCTTCTATGGCATCGGCCTGAAGATGTACGACATGCTGGCCGGCAAGCTGAACCTGTCGCCCAGCCGCTGGCTGTCGCGCCGCGACACGCTGGCCAACGCGCCGACGCTGGCCGAGCAGGTCAATGGTCGCGGCCTGAAGGGCGGCGTGCTGTATTACGACGGCCAGTTCGACGACGCGCGCCTGGCCATGAGCCTGATGCGCACGCTGTTCGACCTGGGCGGCACGGCGGTCAACTACGTGCGCGCCACCGGGCTGACCATGACGAACGGCAAGGTCGACGGCGTGACGGCCACCGACGCGCTGGGCGACGCGGTCTTCACGCTGCGCGCGCGCTGCGTGATCAACGCCACCGGCGTCTGGGTCGACGCCGTGCGTCGCATGGAAGACAAGAACGCTCCCACCATGGTCGCGCCCAGCCAGGGCGTGCACCTGACGCTGCCGCGCGATTTCCTGCCGGGCAAGCGCGCCATCCTGATTCCCAAGACCGACGACGGCCGCGTGCTGTTCGTGGTGCCGTGGAACGGCCACACCATCGTCGGCACCACCGACACCCCGCGCGACGACCTGCCGCTGGATCCCGACGCCGGCGCGCAGGACGTGGACTTCATCCTGGGCACGGCGGCCCGCTATCTGAGCCGCAAGCCCACCCGCGATGATGTCACCAGCGTCTGGGCCGGGCTGCGCCCCTTGGTCAAGGCCACCGGCGAGGCATCCACCAAGACGCTGTCGCGCGAACACACCATCCTGGTGTCCAAGGCCGGCCTGGTCACGGTCACGGGCGGAAAATGGACCACCTACCGCCGCATGGCGCAGGACGTGGTCAACACGGCCATCCAGAACCAGCTGCTGACGCAGGCCCCCTGCCGCACCGAGTCGCTGGCCCTGCACGGCGCCGCCGGACTGTCGCCGTCGCAGGAACACGCCGGCACGCCGGACAGCTACTACGGCAGCGACCTGCCCGCGCTCAAGGCCCTGCCGGGCGCCGAGCGCATGCTGGTCAGCGCCAGCGGCCTGTCCGAAGCCCATGTGCGCTACGCCGCCCGCTACGAGCTGGCGCGCACCGCCGAGGACGTGCTGGCGCGTCGCAACCGCGCCCTGTTCCTGGACAGCGAGGCCGCCATGCTGGCAGCGCCGGAAGTCGCCCGTATCCTGGCCGAGGAACTCGGCCACGACGCCGCCTGGCAGCAGCGCACGCTGCGCGACCTGGAACCGGTGGCGGCGCGCTATCGCCTGCGCTGA